From one Lycium barbarum isolate Lr01 chromosome 6, ASM1917538v2, whole genome shotgun sequence genomic stretch:
- the LOC132600840 gene encoding zinc finger protein CONSTANS-like yields the protein MYGYNNHRMENNSNYVYNHFPTPLPLAIPSVNIEFDSLSPLKSEFGYSSSSYDSPASSVTSYHPTTLLQRSISSHSLVRNMDGFCPLVSSPTGFIDSETSSVRKVSSTGDLQVMHLLMQHNHRSESTLSSESNSIIEGMNKACRYSPEEKKERIERYRSKRNQRNFNKKIKYECRKTLADSRPRIRGRFARNDEIERNPQNEYWNQSRLEEGEEDDENWIGFLDAFSSNLIP from the exons ATGTACGGATACAACAATCATCGTATGGAGAACAATTCTAATTATGTGTATAACCATTTTCCCACTCCTTTACCTTTGGCCATTCCTTCAGTAAATATTGAATTTGACTCACTATCCCCATTGAAGTCAGAATTTGGTTATAGTAGTAGTAGTTACGATTCTCCTGCCAGTTCAGTTACAAGCTATCATCCAACAACTTTGCTTCAAAGAAGCATAAGTAGTCACTCACTTGTCAGAAATATGGACGGATTTTGTCCACTTGTTTCTTCTCCCACTGGTTTTATTGACTCGGAAACTAGCTCCGTCAGAAAGGTTTCAAGCACCGGCGATTTGCAG GTAATGCACCTACTGATGCAACATAATCACAGATCAGAAAGCACTTTATCTAGTGAGAGTAACAGTATAATCGAAGGAATGAATAAAGCTTGCAGATACAGTCCTGAAGAGAAGAAAGAGCGGATTGAAAGATACAGAAGcaagagaaatcaaagaaatTTTAACAAGAAGATCAAG TATGAGTGCAGGAAAACTTTGGCAGATAGTAGACCTCGCATAAGAGGAAGGTTTGCAAGAAATGATGAAATTGAGAGGAATCCTCAGAACGAATATTGGAATCAATCAAGATtagaggaaggggaagaggaTGATGAGAATTGGATTGGATTTCTTGATGCCTTTTCATCAAACCTTATTCCATAA
- the LOC132600841 gene encoding uncharacterized protein LOC132600841, with the protein MSGQHGYHMNLLAQNYEFAMASQPHFAEPIIQPSFQQLPMHDNPNFYNQSHTNVSSYSATHGFRQSFGAGPSTHGHQSFDEGSSSQRRTSSSHGEYEAREAEASIDMYNDANAEISSENSEDDGPSREDEESERESERDEYIDDSGDLLQNNIGVNPHNQFGHGVSKIPCFRF; encoded by the exons ATGAGTGGTCAGCATGGTTATCACATGAATTTGTTGGCTCAAAATTATGAATTTGCTATGGCCAGTCAGCCTCATTTTGCAGAACCGATTATTCAACCATCATTCCAGCAGTTACCGATGCACGACAATCCAAATTTCTATAATCAATCTCACACCAATGTGTCATCATATAGTGCGACACATGGTTTCCGTCAATCATTTGGTGCAGGTCCTAGCACGCATGGTCATCAATCATTTGATGAAGGCTCAAGTAGTCAAAGACGTACTAGTAGTAGCCACGGAGAATATGAGGCCAG AGAAGCTGAGGCTAGCATTGATATGTATAATGATGCAAATGCTGAAATTAGCTCTGAAAATTCAGAGGATGACGGCCCTTCAAGAGAGGATGAAGAGAGTGAAAGAGAAAGTGAACGTGATGAATATATCGATGATAGTGGAGATTTACTTCAAAATAATATTGGTGTAAATCCTCATAATCAATTTGGTCATGGTGTGTCCAAAATTCCATGTTTCAGGTTTTAA